The proteins below are encoded in one region of Engystomops pustulosus chromosome 8, aEngPut4.maternal, whole genome shotgun sequence:
- the LOC140075547 gene encoding uncharacterized protein, whose protein sequence is MRENGGGRRACKRELGSGRPAGTRCLPTGRRGGQQLSASWRSESLVAWIAGRRADAIAQSSEEHLMSTDITADDCEITQDTYKNGARKTDLPSALPSNDPSSDPITLGFCSDTSKTKRKKRSRQRGDGQLRASAGQKTFSCSECVKCFRFKSLLIRHERTHTVEKPYLCLVCGKGFREKRNLCKHERIHTGEKRHSCLECGKGFIDKKDLYRHQRIHTGEKSFSCSECSRCFPSNAHLTLHQRIHTGEKPFSCSECGKCFTTKRELVSHQRTHTGEKPFSCSECRKSFTVKSSLVIHQRIHTGEKPFSCPECGKCFRLKEDFVNHQRIHTGEKPFSCPECGKCFRWKKDFVNHQRTHTGEKPFSCSECGKSFIAKASLVSHQKIHTGEKPFSCPECCKCFRIKSELLYHQRIHTGEKPFSCPECGKCFRLKSELLYHQRIHTGEKPFSCPECGKSFSLKYELVIHQRIHTGEKPFSCVICGKCFSIKKSLEFHKKIHTGEKPFSCSECGKCFLLKSALVNHERIHTGEKPFSCSECGKCFARKSSLAAHRRMHTGEKP, encoded by the exons ATGCGGGAGAATGGTGGTGGCCGGAGGGCGTGCAAACGGGAGCTCGGTTCCGGGCGGCCGGCAGGAACTCGGTGCTTGCCGACCGGCAGAAGGGGCGGGCAGCAGCTCAGTGCTAGCTGGCGCAGTGAGTCTCTTGTCGCCTGGATTGCGGGACGGAGGGCAG ATGCCATCGCccagagctcagaggaacatctgatgtcTACAGATATCACAGCAGATGATTGTGAGATTACACAAGATACATATAAAAATGGCGCCAGAAAAACGGATTTACCCTCCGCCCTTCCCAGCAATGACCCATCATCTGATCCTATTACATTGGGCTTCTGTTCTGATACATCCAAGACTAAGAGGAAGAAAAGAAGCCGCCAAAGAGGAGACGGACAACTAAGAGCTTCCGCTGGGCAGaagacattttcatgttcagaatgtgtcaAATGTTTCAGGTTTAAATCATTACTTATTagacatgagagaactcacacggtAGAGAAGCCATATCTATGTTTAgtatgtggaaaaggttttagagAGAAAAGAAATCTttgtaaacatgagagaattcacacgggggagaagcgacattcatgtttagaatgtggcaaaggttttatagataaaaaagatctttatagacaccagagaattcacacaggggagaagtcaTTTTCATGCTCTGAATGCAGCAGATGTTTTCCCAGTAACGCACATCTTACACTAcaccaaagaattcacacaggggaaaagccattttcatgttcagaatgtggtaaatgttttactaCTAAAAGAGAACTTGTAagccatcagagaactcacacaggagagaagccattttcatgttcagaatgtagaAAATCTTTTACTGTGAAATCAAGCCTTGTtatccatcagagaattcacacaggagagaagccattttcatgtcccgaatgtggtaaatgttttaggtTGAAAGAAGATTTTGtaaaccatcagagaattcacacaggagagaagccattttcatgtcccgaatgtggtaaatgtttcaggtggaaaaaagattttgtaaaccatcagagaactcacacaggggaaaagccattttcatgttcagaatgtggaaaatctttTATTGCGAAAGCAAGCCTTGTTagccatcagaaaattcacacaggggagaagccattttcatgtcccgaatgttGTAAATGTTTTAGGATAAAATCAGAACTTTTataccatcagagaattcacacaggggagaagccattttcatgccccgaatgtggtaaatgttttaggcTAAAATCAGAACTTTTataccatcagagaattcacacaggggagaagccattttcatgccccGAATGTGGTAAAAGTTTTAGCTTGAAATATGAACTTGtaatacatcagagaattcacacaggagagaagccattttcttgtgtcatatgtggtaaatgtttttctATAAAGAAAAGTCTTGAATTCcataagaaaattcacacaggggaaaaaccgttttcatgttcagaatgtgggaaatgttttcttctGAAATCAGCCCTTGTTaaccatgagagaattcacacaggggagaagccattttcatgctctgaatgtggaaaatgttttgctcGCAAATCAAGTCTTGCTGCACATCGTAGAATGCATACAGGCGAGAAGCCATAG